Part of the Photobacterium sp. DA100 genome is shown below.
TGAGTATCCGCGATCTTGTTGTCGAAGCCGGATCGCAAGGCCCTGAGCTGATCCTCTGGCTGGGTATGCGCGGCGCACTATCCGACAACCTCAAGGTGCTACACAGCAATTACCACTATCCTATCTCAAACACAGGTGCGGGCACCATGCTGATTAAAGAGCAGCAGCCGTAATTGCAGCTTTTGATACTGAACGGACCAAATAGCAAAAGGGTATTCGCTTTGAATACCCTCTTCCTTTGATTTAACAAGAAGTTAAATTTCAACAAAGCTCGTAATCGAATCAAAGAGCCCTTTGCTGGCTTTCTTGGTGTCTTCTGGTATGGCGACACCAGCCGCTTGTTGGCATTGCACCACTATATTCTGCTCTTTAACGTTATGACATCGCTTAAGGTGCTCATCCAACTTTGCTTGCTCACCCATACTACGATACAAAGCAACGTATTCCGGTAAGAAAGGCTTATCCGAACCTATGGTAGCCTTCGCTTTGTTTAACACCTGTTCAGCTTTTTGATGCTGCTTCTGTGAACGGAAAGCTTGCGAGGCCAATGCAAATGTTTGAATAGAGGCATAATCCCAGTTTTTAATTAGTGCTAAATTCTGAGCAGCTTTATCAGGCTTATTCTGTAGCTTTCTGACGGTATAGTAAGCCAGCCTTGGATAGGCATGTGAGCTTGTCGGCCCCGATACTGCTTGGCGAGCAAGTTTTTCGGCTTTATCCAAATCACCAAACTCAACAGCGCGCATGGCCTCAGAGGCAGCCCAATAGTTTTTCTGGATCTGTTTAGCCTTACCTGAATGAAGAGCTTTATTCATCTTCTCAGTGGAAAAGTCTCGCCTGCGCTCTATACGGTACTCACGCTTTACATAATGATTTAAATCCTGCTTCCTTTCACTGGGTGAGTTATGCCGATCGGCAAAATCTTGCAACAGACGCGTTGCAGCTTCATTGGCAGCCAAATAACCTAACGTCTCTAAGTTTGAGCCATTTACGTGTTTTTCTGCCTTACTGGCCATTGAGACAAAACTTTGAAAATCCTGTTTTTTGGCCGCCAGTTGAGCCTTATTGAACACCTGACTACTTTCAAGCCTATCCATCACATCATAATAAGCTCTGGCGCTATAACCCGCTTTTACGATCAAATCCACGCCAAGCAGATCAGCTTCATCTTCGTCTTGCCGACTCATTGAGGAGCTCAACACATCACGACTTAAGCGATTAATTGTCACTCCGATACGATATGAATCGGTCAACGCTTTATTGGCACTTGCTGAATTCTTGGAAGATAACTTAATGCCATTGGCCGTTTTTTGCGTCTCTAGATCACTAACAACAGCAGAGACCATAGCGATATTTGCAGCCTTGCTCACCAAGGCACTTTGCTTAGCAAAGTACTCATTCGTATCATTATGATCTAGCAGTATATGGGATAACTCATGAGCAATGATAAATGCTAACTCATCTTCAGAATCAGCATCCCCCAAGACCCCCTGAGTAACCACAATCGTGTCCATAGTTGCCAGAGCCGAATAGTTTCTATCCGCAGAGATAACAACTTTAATATCCCTATCAACCGGTTGCCCCCATGTATCCAGTAATTTAGCGAGTATCCCATTCAGATATTTTTCAGCATAAGGGTTTGCTATCAGATTTTTATCTGCTGCCGCACGATAAAACACCCTATCTTCTTCCGCCACCTCTGATTTCTCACTTGTCACGGTTTGCTTGGCATGGGTTTGATTGGTTTCTGGCGTCAGAGAATGAATATATTTCCCATCCACCCCCTCATAAGTGCTTCCTGTCAGGGTTTTAAGGCTATCCATCGCACAGCCAGACAACATTCCGGACATAACCAATAGAGCAATATATTGACGCATCATTAACACCCTTCTCCAAGTCCGTGGGTAGAGAAAACTTGCTTATCTGATTTTTTCGAAATCGTCTGTTGGGTGCAGACAATAGAAGCAACAGCTTTGTGATTTAACTCAACCTCGGTGATATGGACCCATTTCTCATGACCAAGGTGTTCAAACATCAACATGCCTTCTTTTTTGTCATAACTTGCGACGATGACGGTTTCTTCTTTAGGGTCCGGCAAGCTTGATTTATCAACATCCGTACAGTCCAACTTCCCATCGCAAATTTCGACAGAGTCCATAAGGAAATCCAATATCAATACTTTATCTTGCGCTGCCGCTGGATATGCCATTAACGCGAAAACAAAACCTAACCACTTAATGTTTTGGAAAAACATAGCTACTCCTTTATCTATTGTTCAGTGTTTTAATTGAGTGGATATAACAAATAACTTTCTCTCGGATATGGCTTGCTTTATTGATAGCAAACTTCTTAACCGCCTCAAGAAAGTAGAATAGAAAAATAGGAAGATCCAAGAAAAGGATCATCAACAATCCATACCAGTTTGGTGCACCGACTTTTAAAATAAAATGACACACCAAAACTGAAGCCATGATAAGCACAATAATACATAGCGTCGGCTTAATACCTGAATATATTTGACTACGTGAATTGAGAGTCTCACCATCGGTCAACTCATTTTCTAGATGCGTATAGCGATACCAAATAACGAGAAACAACACTCCAACTTGAACGATGATTTCGATGAGATCTGCAAGGCTTAAACTGAAAAAACCAATTTTTTCTGGCACATGCCAATAGTCAGTATCAATATTTATTAAATTGTCCAAAGCCATGGCATGGTAGTAAACCCCTGGCAAACTGCCATGAACCGGAGAGCGTACAATATCTGTACCTCCGGGGAGATAATATCCAACCAGAACTAATCGGTTTTGTATTGCTTTACTTAGTGCCTCTGACTTGAGTGATCCTGACTCAAATAGCTTAGCGGCTGAAATAGAAAGGAAGGGAGGGCATCTTTGCCTTAGCCCCTCATCGAGCGCTTCGTCAGTCTGCACACCTTGGGTAAGGCTAAGGTTAAGAAGGTCCCAAAACTGAGAAAACTGACTACTAGATACTTGTCCGCATTCATGGCTCAATGGGAAGTAGCTATTTTGCTGACTATCAAACTTATTCGTCCACTGAACCATCATAGGTTCAATAAAACTTTTTATTGGGTCTTGTAATGAATCACTGCAACGCCCTTTTTCTGCAGTGCACCAAGCTTGATAAAGCGACATCGCTGCGGTTTCAGATTTACTTCCATTCCAATCGACATACAACGGGTAATAATGCTGGTAACCGCTCCAAGAAACTGCTGTTAATTGGCTTACTTGAGAAATCTTGTATCGAAGTGAAGTTTCATCATTCAATATAGACTCAGTATCATAGTCAGTATCGCTACTCATAAAAACTGGAAAATTCTGAGAATCCAACGTTTTTAACCAACGATCTAAACGAGGAGAGTGTTCATAATGTTGAAGAATATCAAAAAAAACAGCCTTCGGTTTATGAGCACTAATAACTTTCAAAATATTAGAAAGATTACGGTACGTCACAGGGTACTTTTCTGTTTGGCGTAGAAATGTATCGTCTATCAATATGACAGCTATTTCCTGAGAAACCTCCTCACTATAGAATGGAGACCACAATCGTAGAATATGATCTTCATAATGTTTCTCTGCCGCATTTCTGACGCCAAGAGGGTCGACAACAAAAGCAAAAAGAATCATTGCCGTCGTAATTAGCGCACGAGCTAACACTGTCTGATTAAAAGCCATATAAACGTTGTTTATTCTTCTCTGAACAAGAGCCTTATTAAAATTTCAAATAGCAAAAATTTTTAAGTAAGCAAACCCATACACAATTGTAAGTAAATGTTAGCAGCCCAATTTAAAACCATATGCCACACGTATCACAAATTCGTGATGTTAATTCAAAAACACCATTCAATATTTATTAATTTATTGATAAATAATAAAAAATGTCTGTTTTATAAAACAAAAGACCAATATACTAGACACACCAAAGCGTCAAAATATTGACACGTAAGCTTCAATCTAATTTTTTAAAGTCAATCTATTACACATATTGGCTAATAAAGCCTTAAGGGTCGGGCCCTATTTTTCAATCTTTATCAAACGATAGAGCAATGATGTCCAAGCTAGTTGTTGGCAGCCCTGCCATCGTCGGAGGGCTGACGCCTATGTTCAACGCATACAAAAAAGCCCCGCCTTTCGATGAGGGCTTCAGTGTAGTGGCGGAGCGGCCGGGCTTGCGTCCAAGCGGGACTCATCAGTCCGCAGGACTGACGCCTATGTTCAACGCATACAAAAAAGGCCCAGTCTTTCGACTGAGCCTCAGTGTAGTGGCGGAGCGGACGGACTTGATGGTCCGGCACCACGGTGGGGACGCCTAGTTCCGCAGACAAAAGTGCGCAGCACTTTCGGGAGCGTTAGATACAAAAAAGCCCTCGTCTTTCGTCGGGGACGCCTAGTTAAGGGCTTCAGTGTAGTGGCGGAGCGGCCGGGCTTGCGTCCAAGCGGGACTCATCAGTCCGCAGGACTGACGCCTATGTTCAACGCATACAAAAAAGGCCCAGTCTTGCGACTGAGCCTCAGTGTAGTGGCGGAGCGGCCGGGCTTGATGGTCCGGCACCACGGTGGGGACGCCTAGTTCCGCAGACAAAAGTGCGCAGCACTTTCGGGAGCGTTAGATACAAAAAAGCCCTCGTCTTTCGACAAGGGCTTCAGTGTAGTGGCGGAGCGGACGGGACTCGAACCCGCGACCCCCGGCGTGACAGGCCGGTATTCTAACCAACTGAACTACCGCTCCAATTCTGTGTGAAACTCGGCTTAAAACCTAGTTTCTAGAATGTGGTGGAGACGCTCTGAGTATGGAGGATTTGAACCCTGCTTACCCAGAAGGTCAAATAACCAGTATTGCTACTGACTATTAGAATGTGGCGGAGAGATAGGGATTTGAACCCTAGATACGCTATTAACGTATGCCGGTTTTCAAGACCGGTGCTTTCAACCACTCAGCCATCTCTCCGTAAGTGCGGCGTATGATAAGTTGCTTAAGGCCAACTGTAAACCCCAAAAACAGCCAACTGGTCACAATACAATCAAAAAACAACATTTTTATGAAGACATCACGAAAGAGCAGGTTTCGTCAGCAGGATGACTTAACAACACCAACTACGTACCTTAATGAGCCTGTTTATTTATCATCATAATACAAATTATGACTTTCTTCTTATCACTTAAAAACCACTTCAAATATAATAACATGTCTCACAAACAAGAAACATATGTAGATTTTAAAGAGACAATTTGTTAGATAAACACATAGTAAGTGTTTACGCCAAACCTGTTCTATTCACTGCTCGGGAATTAATATTTGTTTTGCTCGGCAAGATGGCTCTTTATTTTCTAATTCGCCGAATAAAAAAGTATATTTTACATCTTACAGGGATGTGAAGAAAAACAACCATCAAGTGCAATAATCCACACCCGCCATGATTTAGCACAAAATAAAGACTGTAAATATTTTTTAGCACCAATATATGTCTATTTATTTAATAACCAATATAAAACAGCAGGTTACAAAACAAAAAATGCCTAATAAAAAAGACACCCCAGAGTGCAACAGAATTAATATCAAAAACTGGAACCGAGATCACAGAAAGAGGCGGTGCACTTATGCATTATTGTGACACCGGTTCCATAGAAACACAGGACAATGCACACGAATGCTAAGCGAAATTTGTGACTGCCAGCTTATAACATGCCCTAAGTGTGGGCAGCGTGATAATTTTTTAATTAACACTGAAACCAATACTCTCATCTGTATTTGTGGGTATCACACTCCTCTTAAGAAATGTTGCTGCAAAAAATAACATCAAGGATGTGATATATGTATTTTAATTGCCCATCATGTGAAGAAAATGTATTTTTTCACCGTGTACACAGAACAACATTAGAGAAATTAACCAAGAAGAAGTACGCAAAATATTATTGTAGCCACTGCTCAGCTCTCATTTTATCTCATATGTCGATGGACAAGATTATTCTACTCAAGGGCGGAGACTACATGTGTGCACAAAAGATATAAGAGCAATGGATATTAAAGATGATAATAGTATTGATCTTAAAATAAAACAGCAATACTACATTGAACACCTTGTTAATCTTCACTGGCGATATTTCAACGCAATCTCTGATGATGACAAACAAGAATTAAACTATCTTGAAGAAACCATAGCCAAGACCAGAGAAAACCTCGCCAGATTAACCCAATAAGTCGTGGAGGCAGGCACCACTAGCCTGCCTCCAGTGAACATCCACCACTACAAGGCAAGCTTCCACACCGGCCTTAGTCCCCACAGCAGCCAGAACATTACCGACGGCATAAACTTTTTCTTGCGCCACAAGAACTGTGCTTGATGCTTGAGGAAAGCCGCTTTCAAAAAGGCATCGGCCAGTTGCCCAGACTCTCCGGCATTTACCGCTCGGAGTTCCTCTAATTCACTGCCGGCCAAAAATTGTCGCGACTGTCCTTCCTCAATCCATTGCTGCACAACCTGTTCAGCCTTGTTCATTAACTCAGACTGCGGAACAACAGCTTGAACCAAGCCGATAGCCAGTGCTTGCTGTGCATCAGGTTTCCAGCCTTCAGTACCTAACATACGCTGAGCATTGCCTTCTCCTATCAAGCGAGGCAAATGCACACTCGAGCAGCCCTCTGGAGTCACACCCAAAACGGCAAAAGGCGTTGAGAATGTCGCATTATCAGCAGCAATAATTCCATTGGCTAATGTCGCAGAGGTCACGCTGGCACCGATTGCAGGACCATTCACCGCAACAAGCAATGGCTTGGAGCAACCAAGAAATATCTCAAACAAGGCTTGGTTGTTTTCGGCAATGAGCTCACGTAACTTTCGTGGGGCCATGAGCTTCAAGGTACCACTCAGATTCACCCCCGCAGAATAATAGCTCCCAGCCCCGGTCAGAATGATCCCTTTGACATCATCATCGAGGTTTGCCTTGTCAAAGGCCTCCTTGAGGGCATTCATCATGTCCATTGTCCAGCCGTTTAATTTATCAGGGCGATTCATCGTAACGGTCAAAATCCCCTCATTGACCCGGGTCAATATCTGCCCAGCTGACACTGGCATTAACTTCATGTCGTTCACAATAGTCGCCTCCCTTCTTTGGCGCTCGTTCCGTTATATCCATCACAACTAAAATGATTAATTTGCTAGTCCAATCAACCTTTCTCTGTAATCCCCTACAACGACGATCACGGGGACGAAACCTAGATCTAATCTCCACCCAAAGCTGTTTAAAAAAGCAACAAGTGTGGATTCGATCACTCTAATCAAAGGCTGCACCTATTAGGGTATAAGTAAAAGTTAGAGCAAAGAAACTAAGATCTGTCGCTGCTACACAATGTTTGATTAGGGGGCCTTCATTGAGCCCTTATCAAGCCTTAATTGCAAAGCTTGCTGACATCATTGCGAGGCCGACTTGGCCAGACTGATACGACTGCAGCTGACTTTGCAATTTAGTATTGCGGAGTCAGGCAGATGGAAAAACTTAAATTAGCGAAGGAATTATTTACCAGACCACTAACCTTAGACGAACTCTACCAACTCGATCAGCTTGAGCGGCAAGCCAAAGGCAAAGAGAGGCTCTATATCGCTTCCCTGTGGGATGCGGCCTACGCCTTGGTGGAACCGGCTGTACTCCACCAAGCCCGCGAGGCCGGGCTGCTCTAGCCATACTTCTCTTGGTCTTTAGTTTACAGGTCTGCCTGACGGCAGGCCTGCATGATCACGCCTAGGGCTCTTTGCCTGTGACGTACATTGCAAAACTATGTGGCAGCATCCTTAATTGCGGCCTTTGAATTCGCCATGACAGTATCAATAAGATCCAACAGCCACATGAATTTGGCAGCATGTTGATTCTTTTTGTTCAAGAAAGCATACACCTCAACTAGCGCAGGCTGCTCTAGGTCGTCCACGAAGACCGCCCGTATATCGTTTTTATATCGCTCCACGACTGGCTGCATACAGGGGGCAATAATATCGGTCTGTTTAATCGTCTCGATCAATCCGCTCAATGACGTCGTTCTCAAACTGATCGCCATAGACTTACCCTGTTTTGTGACTTCTTCTTCCAGTCGTGAATGCTTGTTAGGATCCAGATACGCCATATCAACGTGCGCGAATGGGTATTCGAGCAGTTCATCAATATTGGCATTCGTCCCTTTATATGGATGGTTTTTCCTAACCGCTAAGACAAATGTGAGGGTAGCAATCGGCACTGCAATAATGTCTGACGGTAAATTTTCCACTTCAAAATGAACCACAACATCCACCAGCCCTTGTTGAAGTCTCTCAATCGAGTGCTTGGATATAGTATGAGTGACCAAGGTAGAGCCTGGGCTTTGTTGCGATAGCAGCAGGTATAACTCGGGGGTTAGCCATGGGAGTACATGCGGATTGCACTCGACATGGAATTCTTCGTTTATCTGGCAGGGATCAAACTGCTTTCCCTCCTCAATGGCCATTGCCAAGCCCTCGAGCAAAGGGAACACTTTCTGGTACAAACTATCGGAATACGGTGTCGGCAAGAATTGTTTATTTGACAGAACAAACAACTCCTCTCCGAGCGACTCTTTGAGCTTCTTAATACTTTGACTGACGGCTGGCGTTGTCACAAACAGTTTCTCGCTTGCTTTGCGCAGACTCCGCTCTTGATACACCGTCACAAAGATCTTCAAAAGATTCAAATCCACTTTGTTTAATTTCATGCGCCCACCATAAACCACAGCTTAACGATCTCTTTAGTTTATATTAATTTCCTTAACCAAAGCTGCCTTATATAGTAACCAAAAATCGACAAGTTACAGGGAAGTAATGAAAAACCATACGAGGCAATATGCTAATACAACGCTCACTACTTTCTCTCCTCACGATTACATTTACCTGTGCATCAGCGGCCAACGAAGCAGATATTCAAGATATGTCAGACCCATTAGCGGTATATACGCAGGTGGGGTTGGGCTATACCGACAAGGGCCTGAACCTAAAATTAGGTCAGACCTATGACACAGGTAATGACACAACCATGGGTATGAATGTCATTGAAATAAAAGGGGTTGCAGGTCAATCCATTGGCTGGAGTAGCCGGGACAACGATGACAGCATTGACTCCATTCGCTTCAGAAATTTCGGCGTAGACCTGACGAACGGCAGAGGCGCTCAAATTGATGTTTCCTGGGATTTTGACAGTAACCAAGGAGCTGCATCTTACAGCTTAATTCAAGCTCTGCCTCAAATGGGCAGGTTTAACTTCTACCCACTAGCTGGGGTCGGGCTGGCAGCAGGTGAAGAATTGCCCGGGACCACAGGCGGCAACCCCGATGCCGACCAAGTAAGGGACCGCTACAACCTGCACGGCACATTCTATGTCGCAGGGATGTACAGCAAGATGCAA
Proteins encoded:
- a CDS encoding M48 family metallopeptidase produces the protein MMRQYIALLVMSGMLSGCAMDSLKTLTGSTYEGVDGKYIHSLTPETNQTHAKQTVTSEKSEVAEEDRVFYRAAADKNLIANPYAEKYLNGILAKLLDTWGQPVDRDIKVVISADRNYSALATMDTIVVTQGVLGDADSEDELAFIIAHELSHILLDHNDTNEYFAKQSALVSKAANIAMVSAVVSDLETQKTANGIKLSSKNSASANKALTDSYRIGVTINRLSRDVLSSSMSRQDEDEADLLGVDLIVKAGYSARAYYDVMDRLESSQVFNKAQLAAKKQDFQSFVSMASKAEKHVNGSNLETLGYLAANEAATRLLQDFADRHNSPSERKQDLNHYVKREYRIERRRDFSTEKMNKALHSGKAKQIQKNYWAASEAMRAVEFGDLDKAEKLARQAVSGPTSSHAYPRLAYYTVRKLQNKPDKAAQNLALIKNWDYASIQTFALASQAFRSQKQHQKAEQVLNKAKATIGSDKPFLPEYVALYRSMGEQAKLDEHLKRCHNVKEQNIVVQCQQAAGVAIPEDTKKASKGLFDSITSFVEI
- a CDS encoding LysR family transcriptional regulator; this encodes MKLNKVDLNLLKIFVTVYQERSLRKASEKLFVTTPAVSQSIKKLKESLGEELFVLSNKQFLPTPYSDSLYQKVFPLLEGLAMAIEEGKQFDPCQINEEFHVECNPHVLPWLTPELYLLLSQQSPGSTLVTHTISKHSIERLQQGLVDVVVHFEVENLPSDIIAVPIATLTFVLAVRKNHPYKGTNANIDELLEYPFAHVDMAYLDPNKHSRLEEEVTKQGKSMAISLRTTSLSGLIETIKQTDIIAPCMQPVVERYKNDIRAVFVDDLEQPALVEVYAFLNKKNQHAAKFMWLLDLIDTVMANSKAAIKDAAT
- a CDS encoding enoyl-CoA hydratase/isomerase family protein, producing MKLMPVSAGQILTRVNEGILTVTMNRPDKLNGWTMDMMNALKEAFDKANLDDDVKGIILTGAGSYYSAGVNLSGTLKLMAPRKLRELIAENNQALFEIFLGCSKPLLVAVNGPAIGASVTSATLANGIIAADNATFSTPFAVLGVTPEGCSSVHLPRLIGEGNAQRMLGTEGWKPDAQQALAIGLVQAVVPQSELMNKAEQVVQQWIEEGQSRQFLAGSELEELRAVNAGESGQLADAFLKAAFLKHQAQFLWRKKKFMPSVMFWLLWGLRPVWKLAL
- a CDS encoding CHASE2 domain-containing protein is translated as MAFNQTVLARALITTAMILFAFVVDPLGVRNAAEKHYEDHILRLWSPFYSEEVSQEIAVILIDDTFLRQTEKYPVTYRNLSNILKVISAHKPKAVFFDILQHYEHSPRLDRWLKTLDSQNFPVFMSSDTDYDTESILNDETSLRYKISQVSQLTAVSWSGYQHYYPLYVDWNGSKSETAAMSLYQAWCTAEKGRCSDSLQDPIKSFIEPMMVQWTNKFDSQQNSYFPLSHECGQVSSSQFSQFWDLLNLSLTQGVQTDEALDEGLRQRCPPFLSISAAKLFESGSLKSEALSKAIQNRLVLVGYYLPGGTDIVRSPVHGSLPGVYYHAMALDNLINIDTDYWHVPEKIGFFSLSLADLIEIIVQVGVLFLVIWYRYTHLENELTDGETLNSRSQIYSGIKPTLCIIVLIMASVLVCHFILKVGAPNWYGLLMILFLDLPIFLFYFLEAVKKFAINKASHIREKVICYIHSIKTLNNR